One window from the genome of Treponema sp. OMZ 838 encodes:
- the era gene encoding GTPase Era: protein MRSGVVCIIGRPSAGKSTFLNSVCGETVSIVSALPQTTRSSVRGILTAEQGQIIFIDTPGYHISEKKINRRMQLIAENRLQEAEAILYFIDAARPFGEEELAICALLKNKQDRLIAGINKTDSPAARPGQTRLNVMQALPDLPQERIFELSAQEKTGLEPVLAALFSLLPEGELLYPEDFYTDQPVDFRIAEIIRGQAISRLYEEIPHALYVDIQDMEMKKNGKELFVRAFLCVERESQKAMVIGKGAAMIKAIRVESQKELRKIFPYRVQLDLQVRVDKNWRQKDRVLQSVFLD from the coding sequence ATGCGGAGCGGGGTTGTCTGTATTATCGGACGCCCCTCCGCCGGAAAGTCAACATTTCTAAATAGTGTTTGCGGCGAAACGGTATCGATTGTTTCCGCGCTGCCGCAGACCACGCGCAGTTCCGTCCGCGGTATCCTTACCGCGGAGCAGGGGCAGATTATCTTTATCGATACCCCCGGCTACCATATCAGTGAAAAAAAAATAAACCGTCGTATGCAGCTTATTGCGGAAAACCGTCTGCAAGAGGCGGAGGCGATTTTGTATTTTATCGATGCGGCGCGTCCCTTCGGTGAAGAAGAATTGGCGATCTGTGCATTGCTGAAAAATAAACAAGACCGCTTGATCGCGGGTATTAATAAAACCGACAGTCCCGCCGCGCGTCCGGGGCAAACTCGCCTGAATGTGATGCAGGCCTTACCCGATTTACCACAAGAACGGATTTTCGAGCTGTCCGCGCAGGAAAAAACGGGACTAGAGCCCGTGCTTGCTGCGTTGTTTTCTCTTCTGCCGGAAGGCGAACTTTTGTATCCCGAAGACTTTTATACCGACCAGCCGGTAGATTTCCGTATTGCCGAAATTATCCGCGGGCAGGCAATCAGCCGCCTCTACGAAGAAATCCCCCATGCGCTGTATGTTGATATTCAGGATATGGAGATGAAAAAAAACGGCAAGGAGCTTTTTGTCCGTGCTTTTCTGTGCGTAGAGCGGGAAAGCCAAAAGGCTATGGTTATCGGTAAAGGCGCAGCGATGATTAAAGCAATCAGGGTAGAATCCCAAAAAGAATTACGCAAAATTTTCCCGTACCGAGTACAGCTTGATTTACAGGTGCGCGTTGATAAAAATTGGCGCCAAAAAGACAGGGTGCTGCAGTCTGTCTTTCTCGACTAG
- a CDS encoding metal ABC transporter permease, which translates to MLKYAFMQNAFIVSFFIGILCPLIGIFLVLRRYSLIGDTLAHASLTGITLGLVTGVNPIIGAFTFTSAAGALIEALRNYFKEYSDLILSIVLSLSVGIAITLMSSGLIRTNAEAYLFGSILTVSTSDVITVIVLSFFAVAVLAVLYHKLLYITLDEDIAYVIGIRVKTINYIFSILVAATIAVSIKIVGILVLSSMIALPVAAALQLHVGFKRTVFFSICFGIADIMLGLVCSYYLNVAPGGFTALISVFMLLLVLILKKLRSPF; encoded by the coding sequence ATGTTGAAATATGCTTTTATGCAGAACGCCTTTATTGTGTCGTTCTTTATCGGCATTCTCTGCCCGTTAATCGGTATTTTCCTTGTTTTACGGCGGTACTCACTTATCGGAGACACCCTTGCACATGCTTCTCTAACGGGAATTACGCTCGGACTGGTTACCGGTGTCAATCCCATCATCGGAGCCTTTACCTTTACCTCTGCGGCAGGTGCACTCATCGAAGCGCTGCGAAACTATTTTAAAGAATACAGCGATCTCATCCTTTCCATCGTCCTTTCGCTCAGTGTCGGTATTGCCATAACTTTGATGAGTTCGGGGTTGATACGCACCAATGCCGAAGCCTATTTGTTCGGAAGTATCTTAACGGTTTCAACCTCCGATGTTATCACCGTGATTGTATTGAGCTTTTTTGCCGTTGCCGTATTGGCTGTGCTGTATCATAAGCTGCTGTATATAACGCTTGATGAAGACATCGCGTATGTCATCGGCATCCGTGTAAAGACAATCAATTATATTTTTTCGATTTTAGTAGCGGCAACAATTGCCGTTTCCATCAAGATAGTGGGCATTCTCGTACTCAGCTCGATGATTGCCCTGCCGGTTGCAGCAGCGCTCCAGCTACACGTAGGCTTTAAGCGGACGGTGTTTTTTTCAATCTGTTTCGGTATCGCGGACATTATGCTCGGTCTTGTCTGTTCGTACTATTTAAACGTCGCCCCCGGCGGTTTTACCGCGCTTATTTCGGTTTTTATGCTGTTGCTGGTGCTGATACTAAAAAAGCTGCGAAGTCCTTTTTGA
- the ygeW gene encoding knotted carbamoyltransferase YgeW — translation MALIMDPYITKLNSLSFKKMYNNDFFLTWEKTFDEILATWTVADALRTLRESNISTKIFESGLGISLFRDNSTRTRFSFASACNLLGLEVQDLDEGKSQIAHGETVRETANMVSFMADVIGIRDDMYIGKGNTYMHTFMDAVAEGNKDGVLEQRPTLVNLQCDIDHPTQIMADTLHIIHEFGGLENLKGKKIAMTWAYSPSYGKPLSVPQGAIGLFSRLGMDVVLAHPEGYEVMPEVEEVARKQAKASGGSFTKTNSMKEAFKDADIVYPKSWAPFTAMEKRTNLYGAGDFDGIKALEKELLAQNGHHKDWECTEDMMKLTKDGKALYLHCLPADITGVSCKEGEVAGSVFDRYRVPLYKQASFKPYIIAAMIFLAKVRYPQLTLEELEKRGTLRHTGL, via the coding sequence ATGGCCTTGATTATGGATCCGTACATTACAAAGCTCAATAGCTTGAGCTTTAAGAAGATGTACAACAATGACTTTTTCCTTACATGGGAAAAGACCTTCGATGAAATTCTTGCAACATGGACGGTAGCCGATGCGCTGCGCACCTTGCGGGAATCCAACATTTCTACAAAGATTTTTGAAAGCGGTCTCGGCATTTCGCTGTTCCGCGACAACTCAACCCGCACACGGTTCAGCTTTGCATCAGCCTGTAACCTTCTCGGTTTGGAAGTACAGGATTTGGACGAAGGCAAGTCTCAAATTGCCCACGGAGAAACCGTCCGCGAAACCGCTAATATGGTTTCGTTCATGGCAGACGTTATCGGTATCCGCGACGATATGTACATCGGTAAGGGTAATACCTACATGCACACCTTTATGGATGCGGTTGCCGAAGGCAATAAGGACGGCGTACTCGAACAGCGCCCGACCCTCGTTAACTTGCAGTGCGATATCGATCACCCCACTCAGATTATGGCGGATACTCTCCATATCATCCACGAGTTCGGCGGGTTGGAAAACCTCAAGGGTAAGAAAATCGCGATGACATGGGCATATTCACCCTCTTACGGTAAGCCGCTTTCCGTTCCGCAGGGCGCAATCGGTCTGTTCTCCCGCTTGGGCATGGACGTTGTACTTGCACATCCGGAAGGATATGAAGTAATGCCTGAGGTTGAAGAAGTCGCGAGAAAACAGGCAAAGGCATCGGGCGGTTCCTTTACCAAGACCAACAGCATGAAGGAAGCCTTTAAGGATGCAGACATCGTGTATCCCAAGAGCTGGGCGCCCTTTACCGCAATGGAAAAACGGACGAACCTCTACGGTGCAGGCGACTTTGACGGTATCAAAGCGCTCGAAAAAGAGCTGCTCGCTCAGAACGGCCACCACAAGGATTGGGAATGCACCGAAGATATGATGAAGCTGACCAAAGACGGTAAAGCACTCTATCTGCACTGCTTACCGGCAGATATTACCGGCGTCAGCTGCAAAGAAGGTGAAGTTGCCGGTTCAGTATTCGACCGCTACCGCGTGCCGCTCTACAAGCAGGCAAGCTTTAAGCCGTACATCATCGCTGCAATGATCTTCCTTGCAAAAGTACGCTATCCGCAGCTTACGCTGGAAGAACTCGAAAAACGGGGAACACTCCGCCATACCGGACTATAA